The sequence ttttttttttttattttttttttttatttttagaagttttaaagatttaattaaatgtaaAGTATGTACTATAATGTGTTCACaatcaatattttataattgagATCTTGGAGTTTGtattttttgtattaaaGTAATGATAAAGGAAGAAGAtgaacaattaattaaaaaagaagttAAATCTATTTCAATTGAAGATGATCTTTATGATGAAGATAGTTATTGTTTGGATTGTGGGCAATTTAAAACACACTACTCCAGACATTGTAGTAGTATTCATCAACAAGTTAATGTTAATAAAGTTATAATGGATCACTGTAAACGTTATCCCAGAGAATCATTTAGAggtaaaaaatcaaaaaaaaatggagaTCAATTGAATATTCCATTTAAGTTATGGTTCAAGTCATTATAATTTTGGTAATACTGATGACAAAACAAGTATCCAATGCTTCAATTGTATAGAATTTCATCCCATTCAATACCTTTAACTGATGCTGATgctataattaattattattattattattattattattattattattattattattattattattattattattattattattattattattattattattattattattttcgttttttcaatatttcttttttatttcatttttaaagggaacaaaatataatagtttgagcaaaaaaaaaaaattaaaaaaaaaaaaaaaaaaaaaaaaaaaaaaattggcgCCAACCCCAATAGAAGTTTACACcaatcaaaattttcaaaaaaaaaaaaataaattaaaataaaataaaaagatggcttttttaaataagtgactttatttatttgtttttaagtctttttatatgaaaaatgaaataatcaaaaagaagttgtttttgttggttGTTTTTGTATATCTCTCTTAAGATTGTATAtccaaatgatgaaaatgtaaTAATCGCCAATGAATAAGCGACATATATTAACATATATAGTTTTCATCCCTGTTTGAGAAAGGATCTGTAACAACAAAAATGCACTATTCATTCAGTGAATGTTCaggatttatcaaatttttttctcCAAATTAGAATATCTTGGAAAAAAAGACAGCCATTATGGAATCGATATGGTACAGAAgaaaccaaataaaattcaacGATAACACTACAATAATAACAGAGAACCAAATAAttcataaaatcaaaaaagcgAGAGATGCCGAATGGGATAGAACAAGAAAGATAGTAGAAAAGCAACTACGTCAAGAACTAAGATGCACTGATAACCGAGAGTCAATCAATAGGACCGCATCAATAAAAAGAAGACTCGAAAAATTCAGTCACAACTGGAAATCGAAACTCATGACCATAAACATCCCGGAACACTTcagactttttttttttttttgaattggataacgcaattatttgcttctccttgagatgctagatctcattttattttattttttttttacagggtCCCTAAAAGAGGGGTTggtttacctttttttttttttagaacaCTTCAGACAACATTTAGTTATTTGATATGAAATGTAATAAAGCTTGTTAgctttataaatatataattaataattatataattgaataatactttgttatctttatttaatattagtttatatttataatattcaatattgtttataaaattattctttagtatttatattatttataatgagttgacagtattattattattattattatattatttaaatgtgtGTCAACTATAATTAGTAATGTAATATGCATATTTAatatctattaattttatagagTAACTTTATTACAGAAAAATCATAAGATTCGTTAGCTTGAATCGACAGCTTCTTAACTCAGGGGTAGAGTGCGAGGCCCATAACCTCGAGGTCCTAGGATCGAAACCTAGAGAAgctaaattttaaaattatacagAATATGTCGCTAGTTCGATTCctattttaaagaattaaattccatattgatttaattttaaaaaaattaaaagccTACAGTTGATCAAACGGATACTAGATACAGAAAAACATATCCATCAATCTAACATCAACTACATTCAATCTATCTACTCTACACACTAATTCCTTCAATCCTTGGATTGGGAATAAGAATAGATCTGAATAAacgataaagaaaaaaaaaaataaaaataaaaatcaaaaatatttttatataaacacataattaaaaaaaaaaaataataaaaataatctaaaaaaaaaaaaaaaaaaaaaaaaatgaattttttcgATAAACTTAAAGGTGAACTCAACTTAGGCGAAGAAgagttaaataaaaaaactattcaaATAAGGTTATTCTACCCACATACCTTGGAATTAAATAGTAATTCaacaaaattaatagatAATTTCATAGTTAATGGTACTCTTAACATTGTCAGAAGACAAAAAGGTATAACAGTATTTGGTAGAATACTAAAAGAAAAATTCACATTATTACACGAGTGTTACAGCACTTTCAAGTATGAAGATTTCCCACTGCAAAAATTCATACTTTACACCCCAGGATATCACTATGTCCACTTTTACACATTTAcaaaaaacataataaaaaaaataaacaatcaaaTGGTAAAAGAAAACTGGGGATTGGAGCCATTACTAATAGATGAATGCAACATAGTAATGCTACCAGATGTGATTAGATATTCATGCATTCTATTATTTAACAAAGAAGATGATATCtcaatcattaaaacaaACATTGATGCTATAAAAGGTAGTAAGCATCCAATAAGAGCCTTCATCTCTGAATATaacaataaagaaataagagatgttagaaaaaaaaaaaacacaagtaataaaaatcaacaaccaaCAACTACAAATACAACTAAACCAATACCATCAACTCCACCAACAACTAATGCATCAACAACCACACCAATAACAACCACACCAATAACAACCAcacaaacaacaaccacaccaacaacaatcacacaTCAATTACCAACAAGCAATACAACAATCAACAAC comes from Dictyostelium discoideum AX4 chromosome 2 chromosome, whole genome shotgun sequence and encodes:
- a CDS encoding hypothetical protein (Group-specific antigen), translated to MIKEEDEQLIKKEVKSISIEDDLYDEDSYCLDCGQFKTHYSRHCSSIHQQVNVNKVIMDHCKRYPRESFRARDAEWDRTRKIVEKQLRQELRCTDNRESINRTASIKRRLEKFKYVASSIPILKN